CCCAGCTGGAAAAGTTTTAGACAGCGTAACTCTTGTCGGTGGAATAAAATCTGGGTACTTCCGCGATCAAGGAAAAGTTAAAGATATGGAAAAATGTCGACGAATCTGTTGTGAGATGCCACACTGTCATTTGGCCTTCATGCTGTCTTCAAATTGCTTTTCGGTAGCATGCAAAAGCGCTGATGCGTGTAAGACTCAGGGAGCTAATCCATCGAGATACAACCCTAAAATATCATATGTAAGGGATTTTAAGACAAATGCACTGCTAGGTAAGATTATTCACATGCTTATCATTTGCAAACAGGTGAAAACGATTTTTGTCTGTAAGTATAAAACAAGGCTTTTCACCAACACATCAAAGAGCAAGGGACTTCAGCGTCGAAAAGTCGTGGATAGTTCGCCTAGAACTAAAATCTCAGTGTGGAGATTTGTTGTTAAAGAGCACCATTATTTGGAAACTTCTTGAAGATTCTTTTCATCCTAGGAACTGATcccattgttttttatttcccgAAAAGAGGGATGTTTAAAGCAACTGAGCTTTTGTTGCTGAAGCAAACGGGCTtcagaatgaaataaaacttaaattttcatatgaaaaaagggaaagaggATGACTTCAAACAACCCTAAAACTCGAAAACATCCTAATTTGCTTTTCAAAACTGCTTTGAAACAACCCCGCTCTCCAATTTTCATTCACCCATTCGTGCAGTGGCTGAGGCaggcaaaaaaattgagataaGATTTTCAGGAAGACGAAAGGCTCAACTAGATCCAATCTGGCCGGTTATTTGAAAAAAACGGTTTGTAATTCAGGGTTTGGGCTGAAGTTGTTCATTATGCTTTAAAAACACTTATCATTCTTGTTCTTTGTCCAGTTTCTTGGCAAAGTCACAAACACATTTTTATGTAAAGTATATTAGTCACACTAATAgtttacttgattttattttattaagcaCTAATATCAGCCGTCTACAAATTTTCAGGAGTCCCAAAAGTAACagaaacacaaacaaaagaaaccaTCCCAAGTTTGACGCAAACCCAGTTGGTACTGCCGACCACGCCAGGACAGCCACCCCAGATCCCTGGACTGAGAGGTCCAGCAGCAGACGCGACACAAATGGCTCAGTTTCCGCAGACGCAAATACAAGGACAGAACCCTCTGATCAGCCTACAGCAGCCGCCATCACCATTGGCGCCACCTCCACTTCCTCCGTCTCCATTTGGGTCCAACCCACCCGTCGAACAGAATCCTATGATGCCACAACCAGGGATTTCACCTGGAAACAATGCAGGTATGCAGGAAATTTGCAATCCTTGCCAACTTTTCTTCTGAAGACTTCATGGACCtgcacaaaaaaattactttggtGGAGGATATGCTTTCATTTTTCTAAAGGAATGATTATCAGTCGTGTTACTCTTTAACATCTATGTGATGAGGACGGAGCGTAAAAGAGATAGGAGAAAATAGCTTATAACTTCTCTGAGGTGAGAAATAAATTGTATCAATTTGGGGGGCAAATCGGTCATTCAGTGCAAAATTGGCTGGATTAAACAAGGCACATTTTTGTGTCATAAAAAACCTTGAGGGAACCGATCGGATTGCGCGTGTTGAGGAGTTTAAAGCCAAAGTTATCTCATTTAAAAACAGATAAGATCTTGAAGAGGAGCTTATAAATGTTCAAAGGAGAATTTATCGCCTTTCCTAAGCAGGTATGCAGCTTCCAGTCCCCCTCACAACACCGGCAGAGAAGATAGCACCATTGGTACCACAAACTCCGGCAGAaattcaaccaatcacaaatcaGCAGGAGACCAAGAAAACCGACATTGCGGCTGCGCAGACAAATCAAAGCCTCAAGAGTCAGATCAAGTCAGCTGCAGCTGGCCAAGCTATGAAAATGAACATCGTAAACGGAAAAATCGAATTGACTCCCGTTGGAGCATCGAATGTATCTGAAGACGCCTCTGGCAAAACTTCGGATACATCCCATTCTTCCGAGTTGAAAGACAACGAAAAAAGCGACTCGGGAAAAAAAGCCTGTGAGAAGGTGAAGGTGCATAAAAATGTAACTTTGAAGGGTGGAAAGAAAGCTGGAAAGTTTAACAATCATGGTGACGTGCAAGGAATGGATGAATGCCAGGATATATGCTGCAGGGATGGAAAGTGCAACGTTGCATTTATGCTCGGCAAGACATGTTACTCCGTAGCATGTAAAAGTAAAGAACTATGTGAACACTCAAAAGCTCCCCCAACGGATTACAATCCTCAGCTTTCTTATGTGAGACCAATGAAAACTTCGGATAAAAAAGGTAGGTTGATTTTCTCAGCTTTCGGCTTCACGAGTCGTTGGGCTAGGTCAACTTCTGGTATGTTAATCAGTCCGTCAGAGTATCTCCCTTCGTTGCAATTGGGCAAAAATCTGTCTTAACTCACTAAATCTATTTTTTCGAATTTACTTCTACTAGAATCCAGTAAAGCACCCGCTATCCCGCTAGAGCCCAAAGACCTCAAATGCAAACATAGCAACATTACAAATGACAAAGATCTCCCAGGTGGAATTCACAAAAACAACTTCACAATTGTCAAAGACGTGGACACTATGGGCAAATGTATGGAAAAATGTTGCGGCAGTAAGAAGTGCGATATAGCTTATATGGTGGAGAACAAATGCTATTCTGTGTCATGTTCCAGCAAGGATTTCTGTATTCCAGTCTCGGTAAAGGCCTCTAAGAAGACACCTCTGATCTCTGCGATGTTGATAAAGGCGGAGCCTAAAGAAGAAATAGGTAAAAAAGTGGAAACATAAAACTCAAATTTATCTGCCGAAAACACGTACACAATTACCCCAGGAAATTCTTCTATGGTTTCATTAATGGTTTCCTCCGGTTCCCCTCTCCAAGAGGATTTTACTTTTCCAATGGGAGTCAGTGGGACTGTCCTCGGGAATGATTTAATAAGACACTAATTTCTATCTAAAACTAAAGAATATAAAGAGTTTATTAACTGTGCCATTACACCTATTCAATAACCTCTTTATATCGCTTAACGAAATCCAATATTTCAGTAAAAAGTTGGCTGGTTAACGGAGCGGGTAAGATGCCCATATCTCGCCCACAGTGGATTGCTTGATTTGTTACCGTAAAGGttgtccttgtcatttttgtttacgttgttACATGGAACGAGGAAAGGCAATTAACAACTAATGTACCTACTTCCTCAGATTTATCCGCGGTTGCTTCTTCACCAGAAGATTCTGCAACTACAGAGCTGGCCTCTAATTCTGCCACGTGCATGTTGGACAGCAGAATATCCAATGATATAAAACTTCGGCCGGGAACTAAGGCTAGTAACTTCACAGCTCTAGGTAGGGCAGATGATATCCACCGGTGCATCGGACGATGCTGTGCTCGCCCCTCGTGTGATATCGCTTATTTATTAAATGGGAAGTGTTTCGCGGTTCAATGTCTTGACGGTGTCTTATGCCAGACAAGTGCTGAGCCCGTATCAGAAGGGGCAAACGTCAAGTTGGCTTATATGAACAGAGGATCGTCCggtcaaaaggaaaaaggttagTTCATCTC
The sequence above is a segment of the Pocillopora verrucosa isolate sample1 chromosome 5, ASM3666991v2, whole genome shotgun sequence genome. Coding sequences within it:
- the LOC131780626 gene encoding uncharacterized protein isoform X1, whose protein sequence is MRFGAVMLGRKMNSGLLFIWLCALCGVKSSSNYLQNCKNTKIEENVTLKGGIGAGTFRKLGKVTSMESCIELCCKTATCDVAFLSAAKCYGVECVSDDECKATATDTSDIKVLIAHVRTGHKKDNTSLAFITPNFTSNVKPHPNGFLGSNQGGLSANTPKGLIAQGQTSSSIVNPSMAGQCQPGKIFKEVTLKGGINAGTYKDVGSVKSMEECSGKCCEFAACDLAFMLSSRCYLVGCSEGKNCQIQKAKPSPYHPSVTYIERWNKEGVKHSVFLGDSAETKFTCPAVKPLTKVTLKGGLKAGDFTDTGKVGSIKECYETCCQHPTCNLAFMLGQNCFSVKCYNKDLCSTIPAQPSIFNPQIAYVWNRNEMKNDSPKNKILKPQLVCPAGKVLDSVTLVGGIKSGYFRDQGKVKDMEKCRRICCEMPHCHLAFMLSSNCFSVACKSADACKTQGANPSRYNPKISYVRDFKTNALLGVPKVTETQTKETIPSLTQTQLVLPTTPGQPPQIPGLRGPAADATQMAQFPQTQIQGQNPLISLQQPPSPLAPPPLPPSPFGSNPPVEQNPMMPQPGISPGNNAAGMQLPVPLTTPAEKIAPLVPQTPAEIQPITNQQETKKTDIAAAQTNQSLKSQIKSAAAGQAMKMNIVNGKIELTPVGASNVSEDASGKTSDTSHSSELKDNEKSDSGKKACEKVKVHKNVTLKGGKKAGKFNNHGDVQGMDECQDICCRDGKCNVAFMLGKTCYSVACKSKELCEHSKAPPTDYNPQLSYVRPMKTSDKKESSKAPAIPLEPKDLKCKHSNITNDKDLPGGIHKNNFTIVKDVDTMGKCMEKCCGSKKCDIAYMVENKCYSVSCSSKDFCIPVSVKASKKTPLISAMLIKAEPKEEIDLSAVASSPEDSATTELASNSATCMLDSRISNDIKLRPGTKASNFTALGRADDIHRCIGRCCARPSCDIAYLLNGKCFAVQCLDGVLCQTSAEPVSEGANVKLAYMNRGSSGQKEKDWMIVYIIAASLAFVAGIGGVIWAVCICTKRQKLRKQRRMLDDDEDDEMLPKPTQTRYRTPMPRY
- the LOC131780626 gene encoding uncharacterized protein isoform X2, translating into MRFGAVMLGRKMNSGLLFIWLCALCGVKSSSNYLQNCKNTKIEENVTLKGGIGAGTFRKLGKVTSMESCIELCCKTATCDVAFLSAAKCYGVECVSDDECKATATDTSDIKVLIAHVRTGHKKDNTSLAFITPNFTSNVKPHPNGFLGSNQGGLSANTPKGLIAQGQTSSSIVNPSMAGQCQPGKIFKEVTLKGGINAGTYKDVGSVKSMEECSGKCCEFAACDLAFMLSSRCYLVGCSEGKNCQIQKAKPSPYHPSVTYIERWNKEGVKHSVFLGDSAETKFTCPAVKPLTKVTLKGGLKAGDFTDTGKVGSIKECYETCCQHPTCNLAFMLGQNCFSVKCYNKDLCSTIPAQPSIFNPQIAYVWNRNEMKNDSPKNKILKPQLVCPAGKVLDSVTLVGGIKSGYFRDQGKVKDMEKCRRICCEMPHCHLAFMLSSNCFSVACKSADACKTQGANPSRYNPKISYVRDFKTNALLGVPKVTETQTKETIPSLTQTQLVLPTTPGQPPQIPGLRGPAADATQMAQFPQTQIQGQNPLISLQQPPSPLAPPPLPPSPFGSNPPVEQNPMMPQPGISPGNNAGMQLPVPLTTPAEKIAPLVPQTPAEIQPITNQQETKKTDIAAAQTNQSLKSQIKSAAAGQAMKMNIVNGKIELTPVGASNVSEDASGKTSDTSHSSELKDNEKSDSGKKACEKVKVHKNVTLKGGKKAGKFNNHGDVQGMDECQDICCRDGKCNVAFMLGKTCYSVACKSKELCEHSKAPPTDYNPQLSYVRPMKTSDKKESSKAPAIPLEPKDLKCKHSNITNDKDLPGGIHKNNFTIVKDVDTMGKCMEKCCGSKKCDIAYMVENKCYSVSCSSKDFCIPVSVKASKKTPLISAMLIKAEPKEEIDLSAVASSPEDSATTELASNSATCMLDSRISNDIKLRPGTKASNFTALGRADDIHRCIGRCCARPSCDIAYLLNGKCFAVQCLDGVLCQTSAEPVSEGANVKLAYMNRGSSGQKEKDWMIVYIIAASLAFVAGIGGVIWAVCICTKRQKLRKQRRMLDDDEDDEMLPKPTQTRYRTPMPRY
- the LOC131780626 gene encoding uncharacterized protein isoform X3, which produces MRFGAVMLGRKMNSGLLFIWLCALCGDNTSLAFITPNFTSNVKPHPNGFLGSNQGGLSANTPKGLIAQGQTSSSIVNPSMAGQCQPGKIFKEVTLKGGINAGTYKDVGSVKSMEECSGKCCEFAACDLAFMLSSRCYLVGCSEGKNCQIQKAKPSPYHPSVTYIERWNKEGVKHSVFLGDSAETKFTCPAVKPLTKVTLKGGLKAGDFTDTGKVGSIKECYETCCQHPTCNLAFMLGQNCFSVKCYNKDLCSTIPAQPSIFNPQIAYVWNRNEMKNDSPKNKILKPQLVCPAGKVLDSVTLVGGIKSGYFRDQGKVKDMEKCRRICCEMPHCHLAFMLSSNCFSVACKSADACKTQGANPSRYNPKISYVRDFKTNALLGVPKVTETQTKETIPSLTQTQLVLPTTPGQPPQIPGLRGPAADATQMAQFPQTQIQGQNPLISLQQPPSPLAPPPLPPSPFGSNPPVEQNPMMPQPGISPGNNAAGMQLPVPLTTPAEKIAPLVPQTPAEIQPITNQQETKKTDIAAAQTNQSLKSQIKSAAAGQAMKMNIVNGKIELTPVGASNVSEDASGKTSDTSHSSELKDNEKSDSGKKACEKVKVHKNVTLKGGKKAGKFNNHGDVQGMDECQDICCRDGKCNVAFMLGKTCYSVACKSKELCEHSKAPPTDYNPQLSYVRPMKTSDKKESSKAPAIPLEPKDLKCKHSNITNDKDLPGGIHKNNFTIVKDVDTMGKCMEKCCGSKKCDIAYMVENKCYSVSCSSKDFCIPVSVKASKKTPLISAMLIKAEPKEEIDLSAVASSPEDSATTELASNSATCMLDSRISNDIKLRPGTKASNFTALGRADDIHRCIGRCCARPSCDIAYLLNGKCFAVQCLDGVLCQTSAEPVSEGANVKLAYMNRGSSGQKEKDWMIVYIIAASLAFVAGIGGVIWAVCICTKRQKLRKQRRMLDDDEDDEMLPKPTQTRYRTPMPRY